A genomic window from Bacteroidota bacterium includes:
- a CDS encoding alpha/beta fold hydrolase, with product MLEDNAALKERIQSYKPVEKRFFTFKNEAGVELYGWEMRPASLEPAQKYPLLLYSYSGPGSQQVSREYNPLDYWWYQYLCTQGYVVVCVDPRGTGARGRDFRAATYRQLGKYETEDLIATADYLATKSYIDPARIGVWGWSYGGYMSSLCITKGAHRFRTAIAVAPVTNWRFYDTIYTERYMATPQENPDGYDDNSPINHADKLKGSYLLIHGMADDNVHLQNAAEMAAALVENNRDFEMFFYPNKNHGIYGGYTRLHLYRQMTEFLDRTLKGAQPGTRH from the coding sequence GTGCTGGAAGACAATGCCGCCCTAAAGGAACGCATACAAAGCTATAAGCCGGTGGAGAAGCGCTTTTTCACCTTCAAAAACGAAGCGGGTGTGGAGCTGTACGGCTGGGAGATGCGCCCTGCCAGCCTGGAGCCAGCCCAAAAGTACCCGCTCCTGCTATACAGCTACAGTGGCCCAGGCAGCCAGCAGGTAAGCCGGGAATACAACCCGCTGGACTACTGGTGGTACCAGTACCTGTGCACACAGGGCTATGTGGTGGTGTGCGTAGACCCCCGAGGTACCGGGGCCAGGGGCCGCGACTTCCGGGCTGCTACCTACCGCCAGCTGGGCAAGTATGAAACCGAAGACCTGATAGCCACGGCCGACTACCTGGCCACCAAATCCTATATAGACCCCGCGCGGATCGGGGTATGGGGCTGGAGCTACGGCGGCTACATGAGCAGCCTGTGCATTACCAAGGGGGCACACCGCTTCCGCACGGCCATAGCCGTGGCCCCGGTTACCAACTGGCGCTTCTACGACACCATCTACACCGAGCGCTACATGGCCACCCCCCAGGAAAACCCCGACGGCTATGACGACAATAGCCCCATCAACCACGCGGATAAGCTGAAGGGCAGCTACCTGCTGATACACGGCATGGCCGACGACAACGTCCACCTGCAGAATGCCGCCGAAATGGCCGCTGCCCTGGTGGAAAATAACCGGGACTTCGAAATGTTTTTCTACCCAAACAAAAACCACGGCATCTACGGGGGCTACACCCGCCTGCATCTGTACCGCCAGATGACCGAATTCCTCGACCGCACCCTCAAGGGGGCCCAGCCTGGCACACGCCACTAG